GTTAGATAACCTTGTTGTTTACGCCGATGGAGATGTAGGAGCCGCGCTGTTGCTTAGCTTTAAGTTGAAATGCCCGATGATCCATAAAGCCTTTGCGGACACCATCCAAGCCAAGAGCAAGCACTGGGTTGGGGTGCAAGGGACAAATGGCAACGGGAATTTCTACTATGCCGGAAGTGACCGGATAGAGACTGCGAAGTTAGGATTGTAAGGAGGGATCAACCATGGAAACCCTATTGGGGTATGCTCAAGATTATTGGGGGCTGCTGCTTGTCGTGGTGGTCTTTATCATCTATCTGATCAGCCAGGGAAGGGCTAAAGCAGGCCAGATTGTGCTCTCGCTGATGCTGAGGTTGGAGAAGCAGGCAGAAGAGTACGCGCTGCAGACCGGGGAAGAGAAGTTTGGCTTCGTGGTGGAAAAGGGGTATCAGCTTTTGCCCAAATATGTGAGGCTGGTCCTTAGTTATGGGATGTTTGAGGAGCTGGCAGACAAACTCTACGATGAGGCCAAGAATTATTTGTCGAGCTTAGAGAAGTCTTTAGACGAAGAATAAGCGTAGCAAAGCCCTCTCTCGCTTGGTGCGGGGGAGGGCTTTTTGTTTTTTCATAAGAATATTTTTAAGCAAGCATGTGAACAATCTAAAAAGGGTAGTTTGAAATGATGTGCAACAAAGCAAGGCGTGCACTCGAAATCCTGGCCGGATACCTTACTTATAGCCTCTCCCTGATGTTGTAGCTAAAACTTGTTAAAGGTGCGTGAACTGTATGTTGACACTAGATTCGAATAATGGTAAAATAAAGAAAAAAACAAGTGACAGGGAGAGTGGGATTGTGCAAGAGTTGTTCGATCGGTATGATAAGATATTGTCAGGACAAATAGATGAGATTCCTCATCTAGGTGATGACCATCACAAAATCTATGCTGTAACTAATTTTCGAGGGGGTATAGGAAAGACAACCATTTCCTTTAACCTCGCTTACGCCATGGCAAAAAAATACATGACCTTGTTTTTAGATGTTTGCCCTCAGCAAAACTTTTCGTCATTACTCCTTAATGAGTCTGATATTTATCAAGGAAGGACTATTTATGATGCAATGATGGAATTAATGATGGGGGCCGCGTGGGCAACCAATGATGATCAACCCCTAGCATTAAGAGTGCAGGATAGGAATGAAGAATTTAGAGATGGGAAAACATGCTATTTTATTCCGGGAAGTAGTAGACTCTTTTTGTTTCCAAGCCAATTTTACTCACGGTTGAATGAATATTTAGGTATGACATCTGCATCGGGAAAAAATGAGGCTGTAAAAGTATTGCTTGATATGCTTAAAACAATTATCACCAAACAAATGGCCGAAACAAAGACAGAAAAGGTCTTAATTGATACAAGTCCATTTTTCGCCGGAGGAACACACCTTGCTTGGGCTGCAGCGGATGCGTTAATAATACCTGTCCGAGTTGACGAACAATCCATATACTCCTTAGAACTCACACTTGAAATGCTCCAAAAAGAAGATAGTGATTTTAATGTCTGGAGAAGAAGAGCTGGAATCGAACAAAAACCAACTGTTCAAGCGGTATTGATGACACATTGCGGATGGAATAGGCAGGCTGATCATCAAATAGATAGAGCATCGAGAATGTATATCGAAAGGGCAGTCGATATTGCCGTAAAGTTTAAAGATGTCTTTTCCTCTGATGCCCCGATAAATCACTTTGCGCTCTTATCAGATTTTCATAGTTCTGGGAGAATAAGTGGTTCAAGAGCTATTCCTATAGATAAGCTTGTGGAAGGGCGACAGCATAAAATTGACGGAAGAAGCTTGGAAGTAAATAGTAGCGTTAATAGATATAAAAAAGAATTAAAGTATGCTTTTGATATAATCAATCAATAAAGAAAGCCAAGCCGCTAAAGCTCAGTCGCGTGCTGGGCTTTTTCTCTTTTCAAAGACCAAATAAATCTATGTAAAGGCCGGCCATGCATGACCAGCTCAAAGCGGGATCCCGCGACGCTCCGGAGAGCGTTTCGGCTGCGTCCCAGGCAGCCATCGTCAGGCGGGGTTAATATACTCAATTCGCAGTATCGGATTATCGCAGTATCCCTTCGCTTTTTTCAACGCGTCCGCTTCATCCTTGGCCGTAACGGTTTTTATTACAATGCCGCCATAATTGCCGATATAATGAATCTCAAAGATGTTCATATAAATCATCCTCCCATTATGCTCCCGGACTTGTGACCGGGACCGGCTCTGGCCGGTGTGCATTACCGTCGGCGGACCGGCGTCATTCTGTGACAGCTTTGTACTTTCTTTCCATCTCTGCCGCAAAACGCGGAAGTGCTGTGCCACCTTCGCACGTTCCGCGCTCCAGTTCTACGCATTCGCTTTTCGGGAAAGCGGGGTAACCAGACTTCCATGTGTTTCCGTTCCAATCCGTAATGACGTCGCCTTTGTAAAATTGAGAAAGAATAGTAGTTTATTCTGAGTGCTTTGACCCGTAAAGCCTCTCCATACCCTGCCGGGTAACCAACCACGGCCATCCGGATTTCTTGGCCTCGTAGTGCCGGAACCGGCCCTGCAGACAGGCTTTTTTCACCGTGGACTCGTCAAGCCCCCATAGGGCCGCAGCTTCAGCAGCGGTAAAAACGTCATCCAGTGGAGAGGGAACCTCGTACTCCTCAACGATGATCCCCAACAGCTCCTCGAAATCATCCCAATCCCTGTGTGAAATGTCCACTAATGTTCTCTTGCCGTCCGCATCCTCAACTACAGCCTGAGCGGCAAACTCAGGAGCGCGGCTAAGGTGGATGATGTAACCGCGATCCGCGGAGTAGGTGTCCGTAGTAAAAAAATCTTCAACGGTGTTTTTCATGTTGCTTTACCTCCTTACTAATCTGTCCCAATATTCGGAGTCCAATCTATCCACCAGTAGGTATGATAAACCTGTCCCCCATAGAGGTATTTGTCGTCCTCAATTTTTTCAATCTCTGGATTTCCAAGGAGTAAACTGGCGTAACGAGCTATTCCTTTTTTATGGTAGTGGAAGAAAGATCGTAGATGATTCCTCCGAAGCCTGGGGAATCAGGCATGGTTTCTCCAGCTTCATTTCTGTATTCGGTGTGCAAGGTGAAGGCAATTTCAGGTTCGGCATAGACCTGTTCAACAGTTTCTAAAAAATCATCTAAGTCTCTATAGGGAACATCTGGAATATTTAGCAATGCTCTTCTTCCTGCATCCTCAATAACAACCTGAGTGGAAAATTCCCGTGATTTACTTATATGGATGGTGTAACCCCACTCTATGGCGTGGGTATCAGTAGCAAAAAAATCATCAATAATGCTTTTCATTTCATTTACTCCATTCTTGTGGCCCGACGGCTTTTCCCGCCTGCGGCCTATTTCAATGATTCTAGTAGCTCTTCAACAACCTCTTCGGCTGCTTCACGAGTGACTTCGTCTTCGCTCTCCCGGTGGAAGCCTACGCAATTTTCGACTTCCCAGCGGATTTCTTCAACAGTTCCAATCATAGCGCCGTGGTCATGAGTGGGGGAAGTGAACATTTCCTGGCTGATTTCTACGAATTCGCCGCTAAGACGTACGGACCATATATAGATGTAATGCTTGTTATCGACCTTGCCGATGATATATCGGGTTTGATAGAGTTCCTCACTGAGGATGTCGGTGATGGTTTCAAAAGCGATTGTGTTTGTCATTTTGCCTTCCTCCTTTATTCCCGTGTTCGGGATATCTCTTAATATTATAATATCATCCCGAATTCGGGAAGTCAATAGTTTTCAAAGAAATATTAAAGGTTTTTTGCTTAAGAAAAACCCCGGGGATCATCCCTGGGGCCTCATTTTTATTTTGCCCAAAACCGCAAGCGCTTGCGGTTTATTTTAATAATTCCAGCTCGTGCACCCGTGCGGTTAGGGTATGGATCCGTTCTTGAAGGGTTTCAATTTTAGCGGCATATTCATCTTTAATCCTTGTCGTGGCTTCCAGCACACGATTATTAGCCTCAACGGTGGCTGCATGTATCTGGAGCTCGGCCATCTTTTGAGAGGATGCTAATTCGCCGGCGTGAGACGTCTTCATAGAGGTAATGGCCTGCTCCTTGGATTCCATCTCCCTAATACTCTTTTCGGCTTCAGCCTGTAGTTTTTCGGATCTCTTCTGCTCGGCGGCAAGTTCTGCGCGGAGTTGCGTAACCTCTGTTTCCATTTCAGCGACAGTTCCGATTCTGGCTTCAAGCGAATCGTTTTGATTGGTTAATAGTTCAATTGTTTTTAGATTTGATTTATTAACCGTCTCAAGTTCAGCATTACGCTCAGACAGCTCTTTGATCTGCTCCTGGATCCCGGCAAGATCTTCCTTGGCCTTATCGCGTTCGGCTTCTGCTTGCTGCCGGCTGCGGTCAACCTGGTCAATGATATTTTGATGGAGGCGTTTTTCCTGCTCGATGCGGCCGGAATAGTCATCTTTGAGGTCATGGAGTTTTTGAGTCATGTTGACAAAAATAGATTCTGCATGGGTGAGGTGATATCGGAGCTGCTGCATGTCCTCAGTCTGCTCGGAATCGCCGCCAGCCAATAAGTTGGACTTAAATTGAGTAACCATGGCTGAGAGTAGGTCTTTTTGGCTGAGCCCGGTTTTTTCGACCAGTGTCGTGATGTCGGCCATTACCTCGTTAGTGGTTCGGACGGAATAGGGTTGAGATTGATTTGCCTTGGGTGTATCTGACATAAAAAACGCCTCCTTTAAAATATGTAAACATTTAACCCCGTATTTATGCTATGTGTACATGTGTAAACATGTTTACTATATGTATACGTAAATTATAGCACCAAAAATTGTAATTGGCAAGAGCCGGAAACACAAAAAAGCACGCAGTCATTTAACTGCGTGCAAATGGATTCCTAAGATGTAAAAAACCTTTTACTCATTTATCTCCACAATCTGAGCGTGAATCTGGGGAATCGTCATATTTGAACCCATCACAGTTTCATAAGTCAATAATCCCTTCGATGTTCCGTAAAATGTGATGATGTCTTTTTCAAGTACTCTGCTGGGGAGGATGTCTTGCGAGTAGGCAACAAATACGGTATCATCCCAAAAACCATAATCACCTTTGGTAACATTAACGCGTAATCCCACAAGACCGTCTTCTTCCTGTACCTGAATAACTTCCCCGGTGTATTTGACGCTTTTATCCATATGTGCATCTGGGTTTCTGGCTAAATCCTTATAAGGGATTGTCTGTGCTTCTGATTTAAGCGTTTCCAGGGCTTTAGCCTCTTCTGCAGCTTTAGCCTCAGCCTCTGCCTTAGCTCTAGCTTCTTCGGCGGCCTTAGCTTCTGCTTCAGCCTTTTCTTTAGCTGCTTGCTCCTCTGCTTCTTTCTTAGCTTTGGCTTCGGCATCAGCCTGAGTTGTTTCGGCTTTCTGAGGTGCACTGGATCCTGAGCTGCATCCAATCAGTGTAATCGAAATCACCGTGGCCATAATAAGATAAAATACCTTTTTCATAATAGACGCTCCTTTTCTATGTTGCTTATTATTTTAATGGGATTTTCAATAAGCAATCGAATATTCCTCCTTTTCGACAAATGGTTCCATTTTTTGCACTATTCGTTAGGTTATTCGTTGAGTCATGCGTCGAACGGACATAAACTCATTCGTTAATACGTATGATCAAAGAGGCTAAAGCCAAGACACACCAAGGCAAACAAGAATAAAATAATCCGGCTTAATAAGGAATACCCGAAAGAGACGGATGGGGGTGCCCGAGGGGGGCGCTGCGCCGCCTGGATCATCGTGACTGGTCCAACATTTCGGCAATTGCCAAAAAGTCTTCTGCCACATCTTTGGGCGGCCACATGTGCCATCCGGAATGGAAGTCTGCAATTAGCTTCCCGTTTTTATAAAGCTTGAGCGTCTGAACTCTACCACCTTTTATACCGGCCGGTACCGGATCCTCAAATACCTCAGCGGAATACATATAATCCTTGTAATATCCCTGAGGGTAAATCGCAGTATTATAGTCCTTAGGGGTAATAAGCGCCACCACACAAAAAGTAGGGACTACCAAAAATCTGGCTATTAATTTTAAAGCTATTGGGTGCATGTTGATGCCTCCTTTACAATTTCACTCAGCAGGTGAATCTCAAACTTAACCGGTGAGTGTGCTGCCTGCACAACTTCTCGCATCTTTAGCCCCCGTTTTGCGTTATCCGCAACGAGAATGACCCTGGGGAAGCGATCTGCGCCGTCAAGCCTCTGCATGAGCGGGGATCCCTTGATTCCGTGCTTTTCGTAAAGCTTGGTATACTTCTCGACCTTGTCGAATTTGCTCTTGTTGGCACTGGATTCAAATTCGACACAGCACCAAAGCGTCTCCTGGGTCATCTCGTTTCGGATGGAGCAAAGCGCATCACACCTCAGGATGCCGAATTCTTCAAGCTGCTCCAGTTCCCAGGACTGGATCCTTTTTTGCTTGGCCAGCCACACATAAATCCATGAGATGGCAAGCGTGTGACGGGGCAGCGCCGGCCGCGTGTAAAAATAGACATAGGGCGAGTCCATTGATAGTCGGGCCCGCTTGATGAGCTTACGCTCATGGAGGGATTGGAGGCGTTCCTGGCATTTTCGCAAACCAGACTTAAACCGGAAATGGAGAGCGGCTATTTGCTGGGTGTCCATAGCTCCGCATAATTCGATGCTTTCTAAAATCTCCGCATCACGTTTTGACCCTTTCATCACGTGATTCAAACGCATACACCTCCTTGGGAACCTTGGCGTCCAGTATCGAGTGGGCTTCCCGCGCTGACAGATACATCGTCTGGACCATCTGGTCAGTGTCGTTGTTCCAGATTGCCCGCCCCTGGATTTTTGGCAGCTCCGCGCCCCGGGTGTTGCCCATGCCGAGGACAATCTGACTATCCATCACGTCCCGGACGTAAAAGCACAGTGCGCCGGCCAGCATGGAGCGGGTGTCCGTAAATCCGTCCCAGACCTTACCTGAAGGCTTTTGGGTAGCGAGAATAAGAGAGATGCCACTGGCCCTTGCGAGATGGGCTAAGTCGTCAATGGCCTCCTGAGCTGCCTTGGACTTGATTTGGGTGAGTTCATCAACGATTAGTACGAGATAGGGGAGGTCATTGTGTTTTTCGCGGTACTCCTGATAATTTTGACAGCTATGGGCTTTGAGGATCTTGGTTCGCCGTCTCATTTCCTGGATATGAGCGTCTAATAGATTCTCAGTTTCCGTCTCGGTGAGCGCGAGATTGACCCAGGGAGCAAAGCGTGGGAAGTCTAAGCCTTTGCGGTCAATCACAGACACTTTGACCCCGGAGAGCAGAAGAGCGGTCATAACTCCGATTAGCCAGGATGTTTTGCCGTAGTTTGTCATGCCTCCGCACATGGCGTGGGGGAGCTTATACATGTCCTCGACAATGAGTTTCCCGGAAGGAGTCACACCGATGGGGAGCGGGGCCAGCATGTCGCTGTATGCGCTGGGTTCGAAGTTGAATTTAATGATGTTGGGATACCCGGTGGAATAGATGTGCATCGTGAGCCGGCGGCCTTTGCACTCAAATTCCACGATGGAATTAGAAAATGTCTCGAAGTAGACGCGCTCTTTTTCGAAGTCTTTTCTCGCGACCCCGGGAGGGAGGATATAGACTAAGTCCCATCCGGATTCGGTTTTCTTTTTGGCCTTGAGGAGCGGTCTTAGCTCATCCTTGTTCTGCAGCCGTAATGCTTTTATAACCTCATTGACCTTGTAAGATTGGTCGTTTCGGTGGATTTGCTTGAGGCCCCAGTAGATTGCTTTTGCAATTAAGCCTAAAATATCAACTTGGATGATTGAGTGAGCCACGGACCTCCCTCCTTAACTCCTGTACAAGCCGGTCGACTCGCCGGGGATCATCCCGGTCGAACAGTACCCGTCTTACTCCGTCACGGATAATGTCGGCCATCTCGCCATAGGACAACTGCCGGCGATCCAACTCGGCCATGATGTCCCAGTCTCGCTCGCGTAGTCTGGCCTTTAGCCATTGTTCTTTTGCCAATTTATCAGCCCCTTTCGTGTGCCTCAAATGTGGAACAATTTACTTGTTGTAATTCATATTCGTGTTCGTGGATAATATTCTTAAACGCGAATATTTTGTAATAAAAAAATTCCCCTTAGTAGGGGAATAGATAGTCCATTGTTTTGTCTAAAGCTTTTGCTAAACGTTGAGCAACCGGGACTGAGATATTTGGCTTTAAACCATTTTCAATCAGGCTTATTTGTGCTTGCCTGACATTTGCAAGTTTCGAAAGCTCTTTTTGAGTCAGCCCTTTTTCTTCACGGGCCTCCCGAACTCTATTCATATGCATCACCAAGGAAATATATTCCATATCGACTCTATAAAATCCTCTTATTCAGACCGTAATCAGGAAAAAGTTCTTCGGCCGGTACACCAAGGGCACGTGAGAGGCTCAATCCAGTCTCCAACTCGATTTTCTTTTTAATTCCTCTTTCAATTCTGCTTATCTCAGGTTGAGGGACCCCTGAACGAAAAGATAATTCTTCTTGGGTTATTCCCAATGCTTTTCTAGCTTTTCTAACTTGATTCATTTGCATCACCTTAAGTAGGAAAATTTACCACATTTAAAGATGACACAGATCTATCAAACTATTCAATGTACGTACATACATAAAATATATGATCGGTCGGTTTTTGTCGCAGAATGGTTACCGGAGTACGGCGAAAATCACCTTATTTCGACGCTGTAAAAGATATAACATATAGATAGGACATGACAGCATGGGCTTTGGACGGAACGTGGCGAGATATAGGAAACTAAGAAAAATGAGGCAGGCGGACTTAGCGCAGGAGACAGGGCTCAGCAAGGGATATATAAGCAGAATCGAAAGAGGTGAGGCGGTTCCAGGAGCTAAGACTGCTGCCATTATCGCCGAAAAGCTAAAAATAGGTATGGATGATCTTAAGAAAGAATAGGGCATTTTGAGGGAACAACCCTTAAAATAATAAACTTGCTTAAGAAGATTGGAGATGAGTTAAAGCATGACCCAGTCCCCGTTATTACAACATGGTGAAATCCCGTATAAGTTCCCGCTGCATAAGCTTTCCCTTCAAACTCTCCCAATGAATACTGTCGGAATCCATATTTCAGGAGAAATAATTGTGAATGATCGCCATAATAAGAACCCTCAATTCGCGTATTATTTAGCGTTATTAGCTGAAGCTTCAAAATTAAATACCGATCGCATTTTTGAAGTCGATAGTAATGGGGACTTAATCGCACGGATAATACGATGTACAACATGAATAGTCTAAATATATAGTAGAGAAAAGGCTCAAAAACCTTAAAATGCTGAAAAACCCCTCAGTCAATCCGATGCGACCGAGGGGTTTTTAAATCGGAAACTTACAGCCAATATACAGCCTATAGGTTGATAAACAACAGAAATATAAGCAATAATCATAATAAAACGGATAGTATAGGCTTGTTTTTGTCCAAAAAACAGTCAGCGCTAGTTTCAGGTACTAGTGAGTGTACGCTCATGGAGGTTCAAGTCCTCTCGTCCGCACCATATGTCATTAAAACCCGCATTGGATGCGGGTTTGTTTTTTTAAAGCAGGGTTTTTCCCTGCTTTTTTTCCAGGGGTTTACATCGAACCGCACGGAATGTCATGAAGCATAGCGAAATTTCCTCTACCATATGGCTCATACGGAAAGGAGCGAAACGATGGATTGGATCACAGGTATACAGAGAGCCGTGGATTATGTGGAAGCCCATCTTACGGAACCTATCATGAAGAAGCGGCGAAGCAGGCTTATTCGTCCAGTTTTCATTTTTCAGAAAACATTAGCCGAAATAAAACAATAGAAAACCATGCGAAATGAGTTTTGCTGCAATAAAATACAGTGAAAAGCAAAGAACAGATACCATTCGGTGTTTGTTCTTTGCTTTTACTCAAATATAGATAAGTTCGGCGGTGCTAACCGTAAAGATCTTGAATTTTGGGAAATTTAGAGGATTTATTTCGGTAAAGGATTTAATTTTAATTATTATAAATATAAAATTTTTATTAATCTTAATAATTGGTTGTTCATTTTTCTCAGAAGCGCAAGTATAATAAATTTAAGGGAAATAGGCCCGTTTAAGGCCTTATAGGACCAAAGGGAAAATATTTTGGAGCAGAAAAAACAGAAGAGGATAAAGAATAATTTTGGCGAAATTGTATATACGTTTTGTTTAAATGAGATAAAAAGTACATATTTGTAAATTAAGAACAGGAGTGTTGTATGCGTTTAGTAAATATTGCATATGTGGGCGAAGGAGAAGTGCTGGCTCGGCCTCTGGTTAGTCCTAACGGAAAGGTCCTATTGCAGGCAGGAGTAATGCTCACTCGTAATTATATAGATAAATTATCCCGTTTAGGGTTTGATACCATGTTTATTGAGGATGATACCTTTCAGGATGTGGAGATCTACTCTGCAGTATCCTTAAAAACACGTGAAACAGCTTACGCATCTTTGGAAAATCTGAGCAAAAATCTCAATGAATTACAACCTCACACCGTTAATCTGGGTGAGGTTAAAAGGGCAGTGCAAAACATCATCGCTGATCTTCTTTACAGTAAGGACATGCTGGGAAACGTTATGGAGATTCAGGGATATGATGATTATACTTTTCATCATTCGGTGAATACCACCATTATCGCTTTAATTATGGGGATATCTATGGGCTGG
This genomic window from Desulfitobacterium chlororespirans DSM 11544 contains:
- a CDS encoding helix-turn-helix transcriptional regulator encodes the protein MNRVREAREEKGLTQKELSKLANVRQAQISLIENGLKPNISVPVAQRLAKALDKTMDYLFPY
- a CDS encoding helix-turn-helix domain-containing protein, yielding MNQVRKARKALGITQEELSFRSGVPQPEISRIERGIKKKIELETGLSLSRALGVPAEELFPDYGLNKRIL
- a CDS encoding helix-turn-helix domain-containing protein, producing MKNTVEDFFTTDTYSADRGYIIHLSRAPEFAAQAVVEDADGKRTLVDISHRDWDDFEELLGIIVEEYEVPSPLDDVFTAAEAAALWGLDESTVKKACLQGRFRHYEAKKSGWPWLVTRQGMERLYGSKHSE
- a CDS encoding ParA family protein, whose translation is MLTLDSNNGKIKKKTSDRESGIVQELFDRYDKILSGQIDEIPHLGDDHHKIYAVTNFRGGIGKTTISFNLAYAMAKKYMTLFLDVCPQQNFSSLLLNESDIYQGRTIYDAMMELMMGAAWATNDDQPLALRVQDRNEEFRDGKTCYFIPGSSRLFLFPSQFYSRLNEYLGMTSASGKNEAVKVLLDMLKTIITKQMAETKTEKVLIDTSPFFAGGTHLAWAAADALIIPVRVDEQSIYSLELTLEMLQKEDSDFNVWRRRAGIEQKPTVQAVLMTHCGWNRQADHQIDRASRMYIERAVDIAVKFKDVFSSDAPINHFALLSDFHSSGRISGSRAIPIDKLVEGRQHKIDGRSLEVNSSVNRYKKELKYAFDIINQ
- a CDS encoding DUF7678 domain-containing protein, coding for MHPIALKLIARFLVVPTFCVVALITPKDYNTAIYPQGYYKDYMYSAEVFEDPVPAGIKGGRVQTLKLYKNGKLIADFHSGWHMWPPKDVAEDFLAIAEMLDQSR
- a CDS encoding FtsK/SpoIIIE domain-containing protein, producing MAHSIIQVDILGLIAKAIYWGLKQIHRNDQSYKVNEVIKALRLQNKDELRPLLKAKKKTESGWDLVYILPPGVARKDFEKERVYFETFSNSIVEFECKGRRLTMHIYSTGYPNIIKFNFEPSAYSDMLAPLPIGVTPSGKLIVEDMYKLPHAMCGGMTNYGKTSWLIGVMTALLLSGVKVSVIDRKGLDFPRFAPWVNLALTETETENLLDAHIQEMRRRTKILKAHSCQNYQEYREKHNDLPYLVLIVDELTQIKSKAAQEAIDDLAHLARASGISLILATQKPSGKVWDGFTDTRSMLAGALCFYVRDVMDSQIVLGMGNTRGAELPKIQGRAIWNNDTDQMVQTMYLSAREAHSILDAKVPKEVYAFESRDERVKT
- a CDS encoding helix-turn-helix domain-containing protein, whose protein sequence is MGFGRNVARYRKLRKMRQADLAQETGLSKGYISRIERGEAVPGAKTAAIIAEKLKIGMDDLKKE